The Pseudoalteromonas arctica A 37-1-2 genome includes a region encoding these proteins:
- a CDS encoding NAD(P)/FAD-dependent oxidoreductase, producing the protein MKKIAIIGTGVSGLTCGHLLHKHYDVTVFEKNDYIGGHTATVDVDVCGIKYAIDTGFIVFNDRTYPYFEKLLSRIGVDKQTTQMSFSVHNEATGFEYNGHTFTSLFAQRRNIFRPKFWRLLYDIVRFNKLCKALHEKDDYQSDQSLGQLLSDNHFNDFFKYHYILPMGAAIWSTSIKEMENVGVEFFVKFFFNHGLLDVTNRPQWYVVPGGSRQYIKPLIRGFADKIKLNTDIKSVTRQNDEVTIEFANGELSKFDKVIFACHSDQALALLGDATEQEKSVLGAIAYTENSVVLHTDTNLLPDRKAAWASWNYLLNNNTDKAAVVTYQMNILQGIQSDTQFCVTLNHLEGISQSKILREFTYHHPVFNQESIAAQKLKHSIDGQNNSYFCGAYWYNGFHEDGVHSGVDVAKQLGVEFD; encoded by the coding sequence TTGAAAAAAATAGCAATAATAGGAACTGGTGTATCTGGTTTAACATGTGGGCATTTGCTTCATAAACATTACGATGTAACCGTATTTGAAAAAAATGATTATATAGGTGGCCACACTGCAACGGTTGATGTTGATGTATGTGGCATAAAATACGCAATAGATACTGGCTTTATTGTATTTAATGACAGAACTTACCCATACTTTGAAAAGTTACTATCGCGTATTGGTGTAGATAAACAAACAACGCAGATGAGCTTTAGTGTTCATAACGAAGCCACTGGCTTTGAATACAATGGCCATACGTTTACAAGCCTGTTTGCACAGCGTCGTAATATTTTTAGACCTAAGTTTTGGCGATTATTGTACGACATTGTTAGGTTTAACAAATTATGTAAAGCACTACATGAAAAAGATGATTACCAATCTGATCAATCATTAGGGCAACTGCTTAGCGACAATCACTTTAATGACTTTTTTAAATACCATTATATTCTTCCGATGGGCGCGGCTATATGGTCTACCAGTATTAAAGAAATGGAAAATGTAGGCGTTGAATTTTTTGTTAAGTTCTTCTTTAATCACGGCCTTTTAGATGTAACAAACAGACCACAGTGGTATGTAGTACCAGGTGGCTCTCGTCAGTATATTAAGCCGTTGATCAGAGGCTTTGCTGATAAAATTAAACTTAATACAGATATTAAATCTGTTACGCGTCAAAATGATGAAGTAACAATAGAGTTTGCCAATGGTGAATTAAGTAAGTTTGATAAAGTAATATTTGCTTGTCATTCAGATCAGGCGCTTGCACTACTTGGTGATGCTACTGAGCAAGAAAAATCAGTATTGGGTGCAATAGCTTACACTGAAAACTCAGTTGTGCTGCATACCGATACAAACCTTTTACCAGATAGAAAAGCGGCATGGGCAAGTTGGAACTACCTACTTAATAACAACACTGATAAAGCAGCTGTTGTTACTTACCAAATGAATATTTTGCAAGGTATACAATCGGATACACAGTTTTGTGTAACGCTTAATCACCTTGAAGGAATAAGCCAAAGTAAAATTTTGCGCGAGTTTACTTATCATCACCCTGTATTTAACCAAGAGTCAATTGCTGCTCAAAAGCTTAAACACAGTATTGATGGACAAAACAATAGTTATTTTTGTGGTGCTTATTGGTACAATGGCTTTCATGAAGATGGCGTACACAGTGGTGTAGATGTAGCCAAGCAACTTGGGGTCGAATTTGACTAG
- a CDS encoding SAM-dependent methyltransferase encodes MDKVSSLNCEQSTSWLTNIYKKLVTKAFSSIETGQVVLIEGNERTVFGDVSSALKATVTVNDKAMYKAFALSGSVGAGEAYILGHWSCDNLTSFIEIFAINEKQLDEFEKKFAFFSNIAHRFNHIKNKNSESGSKKNIVAHYDLGNDLYESFLSKEMLYSSAVYPTKEATLEEAQQYKLKRICEQVELQKNDSVIEIGTGWGAFAIYAATHYDCHVTTTTISDEQHDYVANKIVELGLESKITLLKLDYRLLKGKYDKLVSIEMIEAVGHDYLPSFFTQCGELLKDDGAMLIQAITIGDQRYKHYLKNSDFIQQYIFPGGCLPSVNEMSEQIKNNTDMVIHTVNDIGAHYARTLADWRIRFIKSWPDLDRSKFDERFYRLWLFYFAYCEGAFRARATSTVHLMARKPRFTSDNDDIALGY; translated from the coding sequence ATGGATAAAGTGTCGAGCTTAAATTGCGAACAAAGCACTAGTTGGTTAACTAATATATATAAAAAATTAGTGACTAAAGCCTTTTCGTCAATTGAAACAGGTCAAGTTGTTTTAATTGAAGGAAATGAGCGTACAGTTTTTGGTGATGTATCGTCTGCGTTAAAAGCAACAGTAACGGTTAATGATAAAGCTATGTATAAAGCGTTTGCGTTATCTGGGAGCGTTGGCGCTGGTGAAGCGTATATTTTGGGGCATTGGTCTTGTGACAACTTAACTTCATTCATTGAGATATTTGCTATAAACGAAAAGCAACTCGATGAGTTTGAAAAAAAATTCGCATTTTTTAGTAATATCGCACACCGATTTAATCACATAAAAAACAAAAATTCAGAATCGGGTTCTAAGAAAAATATTGTTGCTCATTACGACTTAGGTAATGATTTGTACGAATCATTTTTAAGTAAAGAAATGCTTTATTCGAGTGCTGTATATCCTACAAAAGAAGCGACACTTGAAGAGGCTCAACAATACAAGCTTAAACGCATTTGTGAGCAAGTTGAGCTTCAAAAAAATGATTCAGTAATCGAAATTGGTACAGGGTGGGGGGCATTTGCTATATATGCAGCCACACATTACGATTGCCATGTAACAACAACAACCATATCTGATGAGCAACATGATTATGTAGCTAACAAGATTGTTGAACTTGGTCTTGAAAGTAAAATAACATTACTTAAGCTAGATTACAGACTACTAAAAGGTAAATACGACAAGCTTGTTTCTATTGAAATGATAGAAGCGGTTGGTCATGATTATTTGCCGAGCTTTTTCACTCAGTGTGGTGAGCTCCTAAAAGACGATGGCGCCATGCTTATTCAAGCAATTACTATTGGCGATCAGCGTTATAAGCACTACTTAAAAAACTCTGACTTTATTCAGCAGTATATTTTTCCGGGTGGATGTTTGCCATCGGTTAACGAAATGAGTGAGCAGATTAAAAATAATACCGATATGGTTATTCATACTGTTAATGATATTGGCGCTCACTACGCACGAACATTAGCAGATTGGCGAATTCGTTTTATAAAAAGCTGGCCTGATTTAGACCGCTCTAAATTTGATGAACGCTTTTATCGTTTATGGTTATTTTATTTTGCTTATTGTGAAGGTGCGTTTAGAGCCAGAGCAACAAGTACGGTACATTTAATGGCGCGTAAACCTCGTTTTACTAGTGATAACGATGATATTGCGCTCGGTTACTAA
- a CDS encoding LON peptidase substrate-binding domain-containing protein, with protein sequence MKRAIFPLPIFMLPEGYTRLRIFEPRYLNMVKTALKNNTGFVLCTFEHDTPFNISAQGCLVDIIDFDQDDNDVLLIDVFASQNVQINDVYQDEDELRHGLVSPCNTPYWYKDSNNQIGEHYLLHDALKNVFDGNPELNLLYKKTHFDKLPWIAARWLELLPVSIEKKQQLAFETNFDNLLNFLHTVINNEFA encoded by the coding sequence ATGAAACGTGCGATTTTTCCATTACCCATTTTTATGTTACCTGAAGGTTATACGCGATTACGCATATTTGAGCCTCGCTACTTAAATATGGTTAAAACCGCATTAAAAAATAATACAGGGTTTGTGCTTTGTACTTTTGAGCATGACACGCCTTTTAATATAAGCGCGCAAGGTTGCCTTGTTGATATTATTGATTTTGACCAAGACGATAACGATGTATTATTAATTGATGTATTTGCATCGCAAAATGTGCAAATTAATGATGTTTATCAAGACGAAGACGAATTACGTCATGGCTTGGTATCGCCTTGTAATACCCCGTATTGGTACAAAGATTCTAACAATCAAATTGGTGAACATTACCTACTACACGACGCGCTTAAAAACGTGTTTGATGGTAATCCGGAACTTAATTTGTTGTACAAGAAAACTCATTTTGACAAGCTTCCCTGGATTGCAGCACGTTGGCTCGAACTCCTACCTGTTTCTATTGAGAAAAAACAGCAACTTGCGTTTGAAACGAATTTTGATAACTTACTGAATTTCCTCCATACTGTGATTAATAACGAATTTGCCTAA
- the phrB gene encoding deoxyribodipyrimidine photo-lyase, which translates to MDTLFWFRRDLRLFSNEALIQALNNGAKHAIFFVSEKQWQQHQTAPIQIDLLKRRVTYLQSQLADYGITLHVIEAPSFSDCTRELIDFCKANDVKHVIANTEYELNEVNRDKAILHECDELSITFTLYEGDLIAPVGTVKNQSNEMYKVFTPFKRAWLKQYQDTHFSLPQWPLTSEPTKFDESGLLKSDGCSDKWPVDDETLSTVVDNFICDKLTSYDDQRDIPSVKGTSGLSPYLALGIVSTKQLLINIQQRYPDILTTSKSKTFTWINELVWREFYRHLIAEFPKLSRGDNFNEKYNAVVWRKSENEFTAWCEGRTGFPLVDAAMLQLKQTGWMHNRLRMVVASFLTKHLLIDWREGERFFMQHLIDGDLASNNGGWQWAASTGCDAQPYFRVFNPIRQSERFDPTGKFIRKYLPELENVPDKHIHFPHTYLAAIGKDKECYWPAIVDHKAARERALAAFKV; encoded by the coding sequence ATGGATACATTATTTTGGTTTAGGCGCGATTTGCGCCTTTTTTCTAATGAAGCGTTAATTCAAGCGCTAAACAATGGCGCTAAACACGCCATTTTTTTTGTGTCTGAAAAACAGTGGCAACAACACCAAACTGCGCCTATTCAGATTGACTTACTCAAGCGCCGAGTTACTTATCTTCAATCTCAGCTTGCTGATTACGGTATTACTTTACATGTTATTGAAGCACCTAGCTTTTCTGATTGTACGCGTGAGCTTATTGATTTTTGTAAAGCAAACGATGTAAAACACGTAATTGCTAATACAGAATATGAGCTTAATGAAGTAAACCGCGATAAAGCAATTTTGCACGAATGCGATGAGCTTTCTATTACTTTTACTTTGTACGAAGGTGATTTAATTGCACCTGTTGGAACGGTCAAAAATCAAAGTAATGAAATGTATAAAGTATTTACTCCTTTCAAACGAGCATGGTTAAAGCAGTATCAAGATACACACTTTAGTTTGCCTCAATGGCCTTTAACTTCTGAGCCAACAAAATTTGATGAAAGCGGCTTACTAAAAAGTGATGGATGCTCGGATAAGTGGCCGGTTGACGACGAAACACTTTCTACTGTGGTCGATAACTTTATATGTGACAAACTTACAAGCTACGACGATCAGCGTGATATACCCAGCGTAAAAGGCACATCAGGTTTAAGCCCGTATTTAGCACTTGGTATTGTAAGCACAAAACAGCTGCTTATTAATATTCAGCAGCGTTATCCTGATATTTTAACTACGTCAAAAAGTAAAACGTTTACGTGGATTAACGAGCTTGTTTGGCGCGAATTTTACAGGCATTTAATTGCTGAATTTCCGAAGCTTTCGCGCGGTGATAACTTTAACGAAAAGTATAACGCCGTAGTGTGGCGTAAAAGCGAAAATGAATTTACAGCATGGTGTGAAGGGCGTACAGGTTTCCCGTTAGTAGATGCTGCAATGCTACAACTAAAGCAAACCGGTTGGATGCACAATCGTTTACGTATGGTTGTTGCGAGCTTTTTAACTAAGCATTTATTAATAGACTGGCGCGAAGGTGAGCGCTTTTTTATGCAGCACCTAATTGATGGCGATTTAGCCTCAAATAATGGTGGCTGGCAGTGGGCTGCAAGTACCGGGTGTGATGCTCAGCCTTACTTTAGAGTTTTTAACCCTATCAGACAAAGCGAGCGCTTTGATCCAACTGGCAAGTTTATCCGTAAGTATTTGCCAGAGCTTGAAAACGTGCCAGATAAACACATTCATTTTCCACACACTTATTTAGCCGCAATAGGTAAAGATAAGGAATGTTACTGGCCAGCAATAGTTGATCATAAAGCGGCACGAGAACGTGCACTTGCTGCATTTAAGGTGTGA
- a CDS encoding SDR family NAD(P)-dependent oxidoreductase translates to MITLITGATSGIGEQLAIKYAQLGDTVIACGRNSEKLAELAKYDNIQACKFDATNLQDIKESTVGFPHFDRVILNAGNCEYIDDARNFDSALFERVINVNLLSMGYCLEALLPKINSGGQLVLVSSSVTYLALPRSEAYGASKAGVSYLAKSLAVDLDDVDVTLVHPGFVKTPLTNKNDFPMPMAVTAEKAADYMIKGIHKRRKDVHFPYRFTLILKALRILPLPIWLKIAKGLAR, encoded by the coding sequence ATGATCACACTTATAACGGGTGCTACTTCTGGTATTGGTGAGCAGTTAGCAATTAAATATGCGCAGTTGGGAGACACTGTTATAGCTTGTGGCCGTAATAGTGAAAAGCTCGCTGAGCTTGCTAAATACGACAATATTCAAGCATGTAAATTTGATGCAACTAATCTACAAGACATTAAAGAGTCGACAGTTGGCTTTCCTCATTTTGACCGTGTTATTTTAAACGCGGGTAACTGTGAATACATAGATGACGCACGAAACTTTGATAGTGCATTGTTTGAACGTGTAATAAACGTAAATTTACTCTCTATGGGGTATTGCCTTGAGGCGCTACTTCCTAAAATAAATTCAGGTGGTCAGCTTGTTTTGGTCAGCTCAAGTGTTACCTATCTTGCGCTACCTCGTTCAGAAGCTTATGGTGCATCAAAAGCGGGTGTAAGTTACTTAGCAAAAAGCTTAGCTGTTGATTTAGATGATGTTGATGTGACTTTAGTTCACCCTGGCTTTGTGAAAACTCCGCTTACTAATAAAAATGATTTCCCGATGCCTATGGCCGTTACCGCTGAAAAAGCCGCAGATTATATGATTAAGGGAATACATAAGCGCCGAAAAGATGTTCACTTTCCGTACCGTTTTACACTTATATTAAAAGCATTACGTATTTTACCACTCCCAATTTGGCTTAAAATCGCAAAAGGATTAGCCCGTTGA
- a CDS encoding ChrR family anti-sigma-E factor, which translates to MIKHHPSETLLTQYCDASLATSLSLAVSIHVDMCPVCQAKVAKIEASNANALFSEEPGQFEKPQTEKSDLLEEFELNVLDMIMSDDSIDEVYEVEPVSIKVNEHNYQLPRALTRISHSKFTQVGKLARSRVSLDDGALRSSLLHIDAGGEIPEHTHTGFEVTLLLDGEFSDEDGNYVPGDFIWQDGSHQHTPLTKDGCLCFTVVSSALHFNKGFSKLLNPIGNLIY; encoded by the coding sequence ATGATTAAACATCACCCGAGTGAAACTTTACTGACACAGTATTGCGATGCATCACTTGCTACATCATTGAGTTTAGCCGTTTCTATTCACGTAGACATGTGCCCTGTGTGCCAAGCTAAAGTAGCTAAAATTGAAGCTAGTAATGCAAATGCATTATTTAGTGAAGAGCCTGGTCAATTTGAGAAACCTCAAACTGAGAAATCTGATTTACTTGAAGAATTTGAACTAAATGTTCTCGATATGATCATGTCTGATGATTCTATCGATGAAGTTTACGAAGTAGAGCCTGTCTCTATTAAAGTGAATGAGCATAACTATCAGCTTCCACGTGCTTTAACACGTATTTCTCATAGCAAATTTACACAAGTTGGTAAACTGGCACGATCTCGCGTTTCGCTTGATGATGGTGCGCTGCGTTCTAGCTTGCTACATATTGATGCCGGTGGCGAAATTCCTGAGCATACACATACCGGATTTGAAGTTACTTTACTACTAGACGGTGAGTTTAGTGATGAAGATGGTAATTACGTACCAGGCGACTTTATTTGGCAAGATGGTAGTCATCAACATACACCTTTAACGAAAGATGGATGTTTATGCTTTACAGTTGTCAGTAGTGCGCTACATTTTAATAAGGGCTTCAGCAAGTTACTAAATCCAATAGGTAATTTGATTTACTAA
- a CDS encoding sigma-70 family RNA polymerase sigma factor: protein MVSQQQSPRCEPNTGKYTAMPETPSKELMQALIDVAQSRDKKAFSYLFEYFAPKIKRFGIKQFGVEAQAMELVQETLTSVWRKAHLYHSEKGAATTWVYTVMRNASFDMLRKMKSNKEENISEDIWPLLNDSQDTHHEYSDHLEDKQIKRYLDKLPIAQREVVRGVYFQDMSQEQLAHQLNIPVGTVKSRLRLALQKLRNEMGDQHD, encoded by the coding sequence ATGGTAAGTCAACAACAGTCACCACGTTGTGAACCTAATACAGGTAAGTACACTGCCATGCCAGAAACGCCGAGTAAAGAGCTCATGCAAGCGCTTATAGATGTTGCGCAATCACGCGATAAAAAAGCGTTTTCATATTTATTTGAATACTTTGCGCCAAAAATTAAACGCTTTGGAATTAAGCAGTTTGGTGTTGAAGCCCAAGCCATGGAGCTTGTGCAAGAGACATTAACGTCTGTTTGGCGTAAAGCACATTTGTATCATAGTGAAAAAGGCGCTGCGACTACGTGGGTTTATACCGTTATGCGTAACGCTTCGTTCGATATGCTTCGTAAAATGAAAAGTAATAAAGAAGAAAATATAAGCGAAGATATTTGGCCGTTACTAAACGACTCACAAGATACGCATCACGAATACAGTGATCATTTAGAAGATAAGCAAATTAAGCGTTATTTAGACAAATTACCAATTGCTCAACGCGAAGTGGTAAGAGGCGTTTATTTTCAAGATATGTCGCAAGAGCAACTTGCACATCAACTTAATATTCCAGTAGGCACGGTAAAATCACGGTTACGTTTGGCCTTGCAAAAATTACGTAATGAAATGGGAGATCAGCATGATTAA
- a CDS encoding DUF1365 domain-containing protein, whose amino-acid sequence MTSAVYLGDVKHRRFAVKEHRFSYPLYMMWVDLNNPQQLNGVHKHIGTSGLKALKFNEADYLKDTSELAKRPLIERAHDQLANLGITETFSHIYMLGQFRCFGVYFSPVNFYFFGHNDTRFKYMIAEVSNTPWNERHYYLVPLEKKVNFKKVFSVSPFMNLDMNYHWHVKQSPDKTLIHIENKRNEELLFDATLRLKRKELTNEEINKLFKRFPAMTWSIFKGIYYQALKLFIKRVPFLGHSGKP is encoded by the coding sequence TTGACTAGTGCAGTGTATTTAGGCGATGTAAAACATCGCCGTTTTGCTGTTAAAGAACATCGTTTTAGTTACCCTTTGTATATGATGTGGGTAGATTTAAATAACCCTCAACAACTAAATGGTGTGCATAAGCACATAGGTACGTCAGGCTTAAAAGCGTTAAAATTTAATGAAGCTGATTATCTTAAAGACACCTCAGAACTTGCTAAACGACCTCTTATTGAGCGTGCGCATGATCAACTTGCCAATTTAGGTATTACTGAAACCTTTTCTCATATTTACATGTTAGGGCAGTTTCGTTGTTTTGGTGTGTATTTTAGCCCTGTTAATTTTTACTTTTTTGGCCACAACGACACCCGTTTTAAGTACATGATTGCTGAAGTGAGTAATACACCATGGAACGAACGTCATTATTATTTAGTCCCTTTAGAAAAAAAAGTGAACTTTAAGAAGGTTTTTTCCGTATCACCTTTTATGAATCTGGATATGAACTATCATTGGCATGTTAAACAATCGCCTGATAAAACATTGATACACATTGAAAATAAGCGAAATGAAGAGTTATTATTTGATGCAACACTTCGCTTGAAACGTAAAGAACTCACTAACGAAGAGATTAATAAGTTGTTTAAACGTTTTCCGGCCATGACATGGTCTATTTTCAAAGGTATTTATTATCAAGCATTAAAGTTGTTTATAAAGCGAGTGCCTTTTTTAGGTCACTCAGGTAAGCCATAA
- a CDS encoding nuclear transport factor 2 family protein produces the protein MDNQLPVDKFVEIYQQLDSTNLDLLSDIYCDNIQFIDPMHEINGIVELRRYFANLYSNVKHCQFDISDSFNSGNNAFIYWTMHYAHPKLSSGKTISVEGHSKLIFENGKIIKHRDYFNVGELLYKHIPLLGSVIKLIDKRAG, from the coding sequence ATGGATAACCAGTTACCAGTAGATAAATTTGTTGAAATATACCAACAGCTTGATAGCACTAATCTTGATTTATTGAGTGATATTTACTGTGACAACATACAGTTTATAGACCCAATGCACGAAATTAATGGCATTGTAGAATTGCGCAGGTACTTTGCTAACTTATACAGCAATGTTAAGCATTGTCAGTTTGATATTAGCGATTCGTTTAATAGCGGAAACAATGCTTTTATTTATTGGACTATGCACTATGCACATCCAAAGCTTTCATCAGGTAAAACTATTTCGGTAGAAGGTCATAGCAAGCTTATTTTTGAAAATGGCAAAATTATCAAGCACAGAGACTACTTTAATGTGGGCGAGTTGCTGTACAAACATATTCCTTTACTTGGTAGTGTTATAAAGCTAATTGATAAAAGGGCAGGTTAA
- a CDS encoding alkaline phosphatase D family protein yields the protein MTLSSRRNFLKTSAASIFTVAVSSAITGCAQTLINKPLSAIEFKHGVASGDPLSHALIIWTRATPSQSNFEVTVAWELASDSQFKNIIRSGQEQTDKSRDFTIKIDVQELAPNTEYFYRFVGLNTQSPIGRAKTLPINNVEQVKMAVVSCSNYPAGYFNAYTDAAKQKDLDVVLHLGDYIYEYPMGGYATENAEKIGRQLAADNSGEIITLSDYRKRYAIYRTDQGLQALHAAAPFIAIWDDHEVTNDTYKSGAENHTPDEGDFFKRRAAAIQAYYEWLPIRPPMGEQSPQIYRTFDFGNLISLHMLDTRVIARDKQLAYSDYKNPETKQMDVARFVSDLNNPNRQLLGNTQLNWLTSAITKSNAKWQVLGQQVLMTKMWLPTEIFSQSDRTKIPQVLKELVAIKKAVLANKAVTPAQLARVNTLMPYNLDAWDGYPSEREALYKSVTALNKKLVVVAGDTHNAWHGTLKNAKGESVGVEFATPGVTSPGMEHYLALNTAQAKQMADSLSLLINDLNYCDLSHRGYMLLTITKEQITTDWRYIDNINSPSYNIVEQHQSVYKG from the coding sequence ATGACTCTTTCATCACGTCGAAATTTTTTAAAAACCTCAGCAGCAAGCATATTTACCGTCGCAGTATCGAGTGCCATTACAGGTTGTGCTCAAACATTAATAAACAAACCTCTATCGGCTATTGAATTTAAACACGGTGTAGCGAGTGGCGATCCGCTTAGTCATGCTTTAATAATTTGGACACGTGCAACTCCTTCTCAATCAAATTTTGAAGTTACTGTTGCTTGGGAACTGGCAAGTGACTCTCAATTTAAAAACATTATTCGCAGCGGGCAAGAACAAACAGATAAAAGCCGAGACTTTACAATAAAAATAGATGTACAAGAACTTGCTCCAAACACAGAGTACTTTTATCGGTTTGTGGGTTTGAATACACAAAGCCCTATAGGCCGTGCTAAAACACTACCAATAAACAATGTTGAACAAGTAAAAATGGCTGTTGTGTCTTGCTCAAACTACCCTGCTGGGTACTTTAATGCCTACACCGATGCCGCTAAGCAAAAAGATTTAGATGTGGTACTGCATTTGGGAGATTACATTTACGAATACCCAATGGGCGGATACGCTACCGAAAATGCTGAAAAAATTGGCCGCCAATTAGCAGCCGATAACAGCGGTGAAATTATTACCCTTAGCGACTATCGTAAGCGCTATGCTATTTACAGAACAGACCAAGGCTTACAAGCACTTCACGCTGCAGCGCCATTTATCGCAATATGGGATGATCACGAAGTTACCAACGATACCTATAAAAGTGGTGCTGAAAATCATACTCCTGATGAAGGTGACTTTTTTAAGCGCCGTGCAGCAGCTATTCAAGCCTATTACGAATGGCTACCAATTAGGCCGCCTATGGGCGAACAAAGCCCGCAAATATATCGCACCTTCGATTTTGGTAATTTAATAAGCTTGCACATGCTAGATACGCGCGTAATAGCACGCGATAAACAACTTGCTTACAGCGACTATAAAAACCCCGAGACCAAGCAAATGGATGTTGCGCGCTTTGTCAGTGATTTAAATAATCCAAATAGGCAGTTACTAGGTAACACACAACTAAACTGGCTCACGAGTGCAATAACTAAATCAAATGCAAAATGGCAAGTATTGGGCCAGCAAGTATTGATGACTAAAATGTGGCTACCTACTGAAATATTCTCGCAATCCGATCGCACTAAAATACCTCAGGTGTTAAAAGAGCTTGTTGCCATTAAAAAAGCCGTGTTAGCTAATAAAGCGGTAACACCCGCGCAACTCGCACGCGTAAATACTTTAATGCCTTATAATTTAGATGCGTGGGATGGTTACCCAAGCGAGCGCGAAGCATTATACAAAAGCGTTACTGCATTAAATAAAAAGTTAGTCGTGGTTGCAGGTGATACGCACAATGCGTGGCATGGCACATTAAAAAATGCAAAAGGCGAAAGCGTAGGAGTAGAGTTTGCAACACCTGGTGTTACATCCCCGGGTATGGAGCATTATTTAGCGCTTAATACAGCACAAGCAAAGCAGATGGCTGACTCGCTTTCATTGCTAATAAACGACTTAAATTATTGTGACTTATCACACCGTGGGTATATGTTACTGACTATTACTAAAGAGCAAATCACAACCGATTGGCGCTATATAGATAACATAAACTCACCAAGCTACAATATTGTTGAACAACACCAAAGTGTTTATAAAGGCTAA
- a CDS encoding YbgA family protein: protein MHTDIIKIGISACLAGEKVRFDTGHKKSNFCMDELGKHVEYTRFCPEVAVGLPIPRPTIRQVKVGDTIKVCRPDGTGEVGQQLTEYGKKVATEQAKELSGFVFCAKSPSCGMERIKIYNEAGTGNTSEGVGFFAEQIMKHNPLLPCEENGRLNDMHLRENFVMRIYVFKNWQKLVQEPLTVHKLTQFHSQYKYLLMAHNYQAYRDLGNLLGTYVGDDINAVADEYILGLMTGLKKPASRRNNCNTLMHLQGYFKTDLSKVEKQELRDAIDEYREGLVPLYVPLTLLKHHLKVHPNEYLEKQVFFNPYPHDLKLRFGI, encoded by the coding sequence ATGCACACAGATATAATAAAAATAGGTATAAGCGCCTGCTTAGCAGGCGAAAAAGTTAGATTTGACACAGGACATAAAAAGTCAAATTTTTGTATGGATGAGCTAGGTAAACACGTTGAATACACACGGTTTTGTCCGGAAGTAGCTGTTGGTTTACCGATACCTCGTCCAACTATTCGCCAAGTTAAAGTGGGCGATACTATTAAAGTATGCCGCCCAGATGGCACCGGCGAGGTAGGCCAACAACTTACTGAATATGGTAAAAAAGTTGCTACTGAACAAGCTAAAGAATTAAGCGGATTTGTATTTTGTGCAAAAAGCCCAAGCTGCGGCATGGAGCGCATTAAAATATACAATGAAGCAGGAACAGGTAATACCTCTGAAGGCGTTGGTTTTTTTGCTGAGCAAATAATGAAGCACAACCCATTATTGCCATGTGAAGAAAACGGACGTTTAAACGACATGCATTTACGTGAAAACTTTGTAATGAGAATTTACGTATTTAAAAACTGGCAAAAATTAGTACAAGAGCCGCTTACGGTTCATAAGCTTACTCAATTTCACTCTCAGTATAAGTACTTGTTGATGGCTCATAACTATCAAGCTTATCGTGATTTGGGTAACCTGCTGGGGACTTATGTAGGCGACGATATAAATGCAGTTGCTGATGAATATATTTTAGGTTTGATGACGGGTCTTAAAAAGCCAGCTTCTCGCAGAAATAATTGCAACACGCTAATGCATTTACAAGGTTACTTTAAAACTGATTTATCGAAGGTTGAAAAACAAGAACTTCGTGATGCGATAGATGAATACCGCGAAGGTTTGGTGCCATTGTATGTACCACTTACCTTGTTAAAACATCATTTGAAGGTTCACCCAAATGAGTACCTTGAAAAACAAGTGTTTTTTAACCCTTACCCTCACGATTTAAAACTACGATTTGGTATTTAA